One region of Rana temporaria chromosome 9, aRanTem1.1, whole genome shotgun sequence genomic DNA includes:
- the CENPA gene encoding histone H3-like centromeric protein A — protein MRPPGSSPPSRRKSRPPKRVTPPPPSPKPGPSKAGPSQREGTFLRQKSTRRYRPGTRALMEIRKYQKSTDLLIRKAPFARLVREVCMEYTRGMPFMWQSLAILALQEAAEAFLVRLFEDSYLCCLHAKRVTLFVQDMQLARRIRGTQEGLG, from the exons ATGAGACCGCCCGGTAGCAGCCCGCCATCCCGGCGAAAGTCCAGGCCTCCAAAGAGAGTGACGCCACCTCCACCATCCCCAA AACCGGGTCCAAGCAAAGCGGGTCCCTCCCAAAGAGAAGGAACATTCCTCAGACAGAAAAGTACGCGTCGTTATCGGCCTGGGACACGAGCACTCATGGAGATAAGAAAATATCAAAAGTCAACGGACCTGTTAATAAGAAAAGCCCCCTTTGCCAGACTG GTTAGAGAAGTCTGCATGGAGTATACTCGTGGCATGCCGTTCATGTGGCAAAGTTTAGCAATCCTGGCATTACAAGAG GCAGCTGAAGCTTTCCTGGTGCGACTCTTTGAAGACTCTTACCTCTGCTGTCTGCACGCCAAAAGGGTCACCCTCTTTGTCCAGGACATGCAGCTCGCTCGGCGGATTCGAGGAACACAGGAAGGACTGGGATAA